The Salegentibacter mishustinae genome includes a window with the following:
- the mnhG gene encoding monovalent cation/H(+) antiporter subunit G — MSSVIIVILVTLGTLFVLLSAIGLVRMPDTYMRISVNTKAATLGVGLILVGTAVFFNDLSATSRSLVIILFVFLTAPVSAHIIGRASYFMGVRLWEGSIMDDLRGKYQKNSYILKSEIDDTPEDNVDHSKMEDK, encoded by the coding sequence ATGAGTTCAGTAATAATTGTAATTTTAGTCACTTTGGGAACCTTATTCGTTTTGCTTTCAGCAATCGGACTGGTAAGAATGCCCGATACGTATATGCGAATTTCAGTAAATACAAAGGCCGCAACTTTAGGAGTAGGTTTAATTCTGGTAGGGACTGCCGTTTTTTTTAATGATCTCTCTGCTACCTCCAGGTCTCTGGTGATTATTCTTTTTGTTTTCTTAACTGCACCGGTAAGTGCGCATATAATTGGAAGAGCTTCTTATTTTATGGGGGTTAGGTTGTGGGAAGGTTCTATAATGGACGATCTACGAGGTAAATACCAAAAGAATTCCTATATATTAAAAAGCGAGATCGATGATACTCCAGAAGATAATGTAGATCATTCGAAAATGGAAGACAAATAG
- a CDS encoding cation:proton antiporter — protein MTLTDYLYYVILPILAFSVLLIVYRFIKGPSIADKIIALDVLITTGIGIIGVYSIIHGRSTFLDTAMILALIAFLSTVAFSYYLEKRNRKK, from the coding sequence ATGACGCTAACCGATTATTTATATTATGTAATTCTGCCCATACTGGCCTTTTCGGTACTTCTTATAGTTTACCGGTTTATAAAAGGTCCCAGTATTGCCGATAAGATTATTGCCCTGGATGTTTTAATAACCACGGGGATTGGAATTATTGGGGTGTACAGTATTATACACGGAAGGTCTACCTTCCTGGATACTGCCATGATCCTTGCCTTAATTGCTTTTTTAAGTACGGTGGCCTTTTCCTATTACCTTGAAAAACGAAATAGAAAAAAATGA
- a CDS encoding Na+/H+ antiporter subunit B has protein sequence MSTLILRTASNYLLPVLLVFSIFILLRGHYLPGGGFVGGLIAAIAFVLHAFANGLDNTKGLLRFHPGFLMPVGLALAFFSGMAPVILGQAFMTGLWLPYHVPVLSSIGSALFFDIGVYLVVIGVTLTIIFTISESA, from the coding sequence ATGAGTACTTTAATATTAAGAACAGCTTCTAATTACCTCTTGCCGGTATTGTTGGTGTTCTCCATTTTTATACTATTGCGGGGGCACTATTTGCCCGGCGGTGGTTTTGTAGGCGGATTGATCGCTGCAATCGCTTTTGTGCTGCACGCCTTTGCCAACGGACTGGATAACACAAAAGGCTTATTACGATTTCACCCTGGATTTTTAATGCCGGTTGGTTTGGCGCTTGCTTTTTTTAGCGGGATGGCTCCGGTGATTTTAGGCCAGGCATTTATGACGGGGCTTTGGTTACCTTATCATGTTCCGGTACTAAGCAGCATAGGATCGGCCTTATTCTTTGATATTGGGGTCTACCTTGTAGTGATTGGCGTTACGCTAACAATAATATTTACAATTTCAGAATCAGCTTAA
- a CDS encoding Na+/H+ antiporter subunit C has translation MEVLIAIIIGILYAAGIYMMLRRSLVKLIIGIILLGNGANLLIFLLGRITEGAPPIIPEESKVFLEAYADPVPQALILTAIVISFGLQSFAIILVKRAHKVVKTDDLDEMNATDEDS, from the coding sequence ATGGAAGTTCTTATAGCGATAATTATTGGGATTCTATATGCCGCGGGTATTTATATGATGCTGCGGAGGAGTTTGGTAAAGCTTATTATTGGAATTATTCTTTTAGGTAATGGTGCTAACCTCCTCATTTTTCTCCTTGGAAGAATTACCGAAGGAGCGCCACCAATTATCCCTGAAGAATCAAAGGTGTTTTTAGAAGCTTATGCAGATCCTGTTCCGCAGGCACTAATATTAACCGCTATCGTAATTAGTTTCGGTTTACAATCTTTTGCTATTATTCTTGTAAAAAGAGCGCATAAGGTGGTTAAAACCGATGATCTGGACGAAATGAACGCAACAGACGAAGATTCATGA
- the bioD gene encoding dethiobiotin synthase: MKQIYFVTGIGTEVGKTVASAILTEALEADYWKPIQAGDLDNSDSHKVERLISNDKTVFHKNSFALKTPMSPHAAAEIDEVKITSKKIKRPKTENSLVIEGAGGLLVPISDKETIADLMKPEDRIILVSRHYLGSINHTLLTIEALKSRGLNCFGMIFSGEENKSTESIIKKMGGVAVLGRIEQEPYFDQNVIKEYAELFREKLK, from the coding sequence ATGAAACAAATCTATTTTGTTACGGGTATTGGTACCGAAGTTGGAAAAACAGTAGCTTCAGCAATCCTAACCGAAGCTTTAGAAGCAGATTACTGGAAACCTATCCAGGCCGGCGATCTTGATAATTCTGATAGCCATAAAGTAGAAAGACTAATTTCTAACGATAAAACTGTTTTTCATAAAAATAGTTTTGCGCTAAAAACACCCATGAGTCCGCATGCAGCGGCTGAAATTGATGAAGTAAAGATTACTTCAAAAAAAATAAAACGTCCAAAGACCGAAAATAGTTTGGTTATTGAAGGCGCCGGTGGTTTATTAGTTCCTATTAGCGATAAAGAAACCATCGCCGATTTAATGAAACCGGAGGATCGTATTATCCTGGTTTCCCGTCATTATCTTGGAAGTATCAATCATACTTTATTAACTATAGAAGCTTTAAAATCCCGTGGATTGAATTGCTTCGGAATGATTTTTTCTGGAGAAGAAAATAAATCTACCGAATCGATTATTAAAAAAATGGGTGGGGTAGCGGTTCTTGGAAGAATAGAACAGGAACCTTATTTTGATCAAAATGTGATCAAAGAATACGCTGAACTATTTAGAGAAAAATTGAAATAA
- a CDS encoding putative signal transducing protein, which translates to MNTFVNIARFQYSSEAQIVKGKLQSEGIEVFLADQVLIDTDPLVSQAIGGIKLNVYTDDEERARAVLSEINNYSLDDEGNRVVCPHCESSRVKVYTHIKDVRSFFAFLFSFLTFALPIHYKYDYHCENCEEKFTLK; encoded by the coding sequence ATGAACACTTTTGTAAACATAGCCAGGTTTCAGTATTCTTCTGAAGCACAAATTGTAAAAGGGAAGTTACAATCTGAAGGTATAGAGGTATTTCTTGCAGATCAGGTTCTAATCGATACAGATCCTTTAGTAAGCCAGGCGATTGGCGGTATAAAACTAAACGTATATACTGACGATGAGGAGCGAGCCCGGGCGGTTTTAAGTGAGATCAATAATTATTCCCTGGACGATGAAGGAAATAGAGTGGTTTGTCCCCATTGTGAAAGCAGTCGCGTAAAAGTTTACACGCATATTAAAGATGTGCGTTCTTTCTTTGCTTTTTTGTTTTCATTTCTCACCTTCGCTCTACCAATTCATTACAAGTATGATTATCATTGCGAAAATTGTGAAGAGAAATTTACACTAAAATGA
- a CDS encoding aminotransferase class I/II-fold pyridoxal phosphate-dependent enzyme, which produces MQKLPLKLAKSLENRKKEKAFRSLKRSSSLIDFSSNDYLGLASSENIYNKAHEILKENELLQNGATGSRLLSGNHILYDLTENYLAEFHQIEAALIYNSGYDANMGFFASVPKRGDLIFYDELVHASIRDGIGMSHAKAYKFDHNSPESLQNKLSKIERSEDFEIYVVTESVFSMDGDMAPLEDFAKISEAFGAFLIVDEAHATGIFSDKGEGLVQELEIQDKVFARLNTFGKGPGCHGAVILGSKSLKDYLVNFSRSFIYTTALPPHSVATILAVYQEFEKGISLIQQLKNNIQFFRSQVSQNNLIANFLDSNSAIQSCIIPGNEQVKNIAESLKKKGFEVKPILSPTVPEGRERLRFCLHSFNSEEDISRVLKILAKLLA; this is translated from the coding sequence ATGCAAAAGTTACCCCTAAAATTAGCGAAAAGTTTAGAAAATAGAAAGAAGGAGAAGGCTTTCCGAAGTTTGAAAAGATCTTCTTCGCTTATAGATTTTTCTTCTAATGATTATCTGGGATTAGCTTCTTCGGAAAATATCTACAATAAGGCACATGAAATTTTAAAGGAAAATGAACTTTTGCAAAATGGAGCTACCGGTTCCAGGCTGCTTTCCGGAAATCATATTCTATATGATCTAACCGAAAATTACCTTGCAGAATTTCATCAAATTGAAGCAGCCTTAATTTACAATTCGGGTTACGATGCTAATATGGGTTTTTTTGCTTCGGTCCCAAAAAGAGGTGATCTTATTTTTTACGATGAATTGGTGCACGCTTCCATAAGAGATGGCATTGGCATGAGTCACGCCAAAGCTTATAAATTTGATCATAATAGTCCCGAAAGCCTTCAGAATAAACTTTCCAAAATCGAAAGGAGCGAAGATTTCGAAATTTATGTCGTAACCGAATCTGTTTTTTCCATGGATGGTGATATGGCTCCTTTAGAAGACTTCGCTAAAATTTCAGAAGCATTTGGTGCTTTTTTAATTGTGGATGAAGCCCATGCTACTGGTATTTTTAGCGATAAAGGTGAGGGTTTAGTGCAGGAATTGGAAATCCAGGATAAAGTTTTCGCCCGGTTGAATACTTTTGGAAAGGGACCTGGATGCCACGGCGCAGTAATTTTAGGAAGCAAAAGCTTGAAAGATTACCTGGTTAATTTTTCGAGAAGTTTTATCTATACTACCGCGCTGCCGCCCCATTCGGTTGCGACTATTTTAGCGGTTTACCAGGAGTTTGAAAAGGGAATTTCGCTAATTCAGCAATTAAAAAATAATATTCAGTTTTTTAGAAGCCAGGTATCTCAAAATAATCTAATAGCAAATTTCCTGGATAGTAATTCTGCTATTCAAAGTTGTATAATTCCGGGGAACGAACAAGTAAAGAATATAGCTGAAAGTCTCAAAAAAAAAGGCTTTGAAGTAAAGCCAATACTTTCGCCAACCGTGCCCGAAGGCCGGGAAAGGTTGAGATTTTGCCTGCATTCTTTTAATTCTGAAGAAGACATAAGCAGGGTTTTAAAAATACTGGCTAAATTACTGGCATGA
- a CDS encoding MgtC/SapB family protein, producing MSLEFEGDKYVDITRVLGQIVVGIGFIGAGTILEKERKVKGLTTAATIWCSAGTGCLAGFGMYTELAIVSGIILTINLIFGYIEHKMKKKAKKEDEKNLD from the coding sequence ATGTCATTAGAATTTGAAGGTGATAAATACGTAGATATTACCCGTGTTTTAGGTCAGATCGTAGTTGGAATTGGATTTATTGGAGCAGGAACCATACTGGAAAAAGAAAGAAAAGTAAAGGGACTCACTACAGCGGCTACGATATGGTGCAGTGCAGGAACAGGTTGCCTGGCGGGATTTGGAATGTATACAGAATTAGCAATAGTGAGCGGGATCATCCTTACCATCAACCTTATCTTTGGATATATAGAGCACAAAATGAAGAAAAAGGCAAAAAAAGAGGATGAAAAAAATTTAGATTAG
- the bioA gene encoding adenosylmethionine--8-amino-7-oxononanoate transaminase — MNLVIRDQKHLWHPLTQHKISPEALPIVKAKGSILYAEDGSEYIDGIASWYTAIYGHCNEYITGKVAAQMQNLDQVVFSGFTHEPAVKLSEELIKILPENQQKLFFNDNGSTATEIGIKMALQYHHNQGNNRNVMLAFEEGFHGDTFGAMSVSGLSVYNGAFEEHFIEVLRIPVPLGDNNEEVISGLKELISGNNIAGFIYEPLVQGAAAMKMHDAAGLNEILKVCKEHDIVCVADEVMTGFGKTGKYFASDYLETKPDVMCLSKALTAGLLPMGLTTCSQKIYDAFYADDISKGLFHGHTYSANPPACTAAIAGVELLISEEIQQQIKSVIKSHQAFDEKIKDHPKVANRRQLGVIYAFDLNVKMERYGNLRNQLFKHFMDNGVFLRPLGNTIYILAPFTISQVELDKVYQVIEDLLNKF; from the coding sequence TTGAACTTAGTTATCCGAGATCAAAAACACCTTTGGCACCCTTTAACCCAGCATAAAATTTCCCCGGAAGCTTTGCCTATTGTAAAAGCAAAAGGCAGTATTCTTTACGCTGAAGATGGCAGCGAATATATAGATGGAATCGCTTCCTGGTACACGGCCATATATGGTCACTGCAACGAATATATCACCGGCAAAGTTGCAGCTCAAATGCAAAATCTGGATCAGGTTGTGTTTAGCGGATTTACCCACGAACCGGCGGTAAAACTTTCTGAAGAGCTAATAAAGATCTTACCGGAAAATCAGCAGAAATTATTTTTTAACGACAATGGTTCCACGGCCACCGAGATTGGAATAAAGATGGCCTTACAGTATCACCACAACCAGGGCAATAATCGCAATGTGATGTTGGCTTTTGAAGAAGGTTTTCACGGCGATACTTTTGGAGCGATGTCAGTTTCCGGACTTTCGGTTTACAATGGCGCTTTTGAAGAGCACTTTATTGAAGTTTTACGAATCCCGGTTCCATTAGGAGATAATAATGAAGAAGTGATTTCGGGGTTGAAAGAACTAATTTCAGGAAACAATATTGCAGGATTTATATACGAGCCTTTAGTGCAGGGCGCTGCTGCAATGAAAATGCACGACGCTGCAGGCTTGAATGAAATTTTGAAAGTCTGCAAAGAGCACGACATTGTTTGCGTGGCCGATGAAGTAATGACCGGCTTTGGAAAAACCGGGAAATATTTTGCTTCAGATTACCTGGAAACCAAACCAGATGTGATGTGCCTGTCTAAAGCCTTAACCGCAGGCTTGTTGCCAATGGGGCTAACTACCTGTTCGCAAAAAATCTATGATGCTTTTTATGCCGATGATATTTCTAAAGGATTATTTCACGGGCATACGTATTCTGCAAATCCACCCGCTTGTACTGCGGCCATTGCAGGAGTAGAATTATTGATTTCCGAAGAAATTCAACAACAAATCAAATCGGTTATTAAATCTCACCAGGCTTTTGATGAAAAGATAAAGGATCATCCAAAAGTTGCCAATCGCCGGCAGCTAGGCGTGATCTATGCGTTTGATCTAAATGTGAAAATGGAGCGATATGGCAATCTTAGAAACCAGCTTTTTAAGCATTTTATGGATAATGGAGTGTTTCTAAGACCGCTTGGTAATACCATTTATATTTTGGCGCCTTTTACAATTTCGCAGGTAGAACTTGATAAGGTCTACCAGGTGATTGAAGACCTTCTGAATAAATTTTAG
- a CDS encoding Na+/H+ antiporter subunit E produces MKSRFVSNLLLTFVWVALTGDFGFQNYVFGFVVNFFILWVITRGNSDARYFTLLPKLIAFFFYFLWELFKANLQVAYEVITPNFRMKPGIVKVPLTVQSNLGITFLANMISLTPGTLSLDVSNDKKVLYVHSMYITNREEFIKGIKNGFEKRILEILR; encoded by the coding sequence ATGAAGAGCAGGTTTGTATCCAACTTATTACTCACCTTTGTATGGGTGGCCCTTACAGGAGATTTTGGCTTCCAGAATTACGTGTTTGGTTTTGTTGTGAATTTCTTCATTTTATGGGTTATTACTCGTGGAAACAGCGATGCCCGTTACTTTACCCTACTTCCTAAATTAATCGCTTTCTTTTTCTATTTCCTTTGGGAGCTGTTTAAAGCGAACTTGCAGGTAGCTTATGAAGTAATTACCCCAAATTTTAGAATGAAACCGGGTATTGTAAAAGTGCCACTTACCGTGCAAAGTAACCTGGGCATAACGTTCCTTGCGAATATGATCTCGCTTACACCGGGTACATTAAGCCTTGATGTTTCAAACGATAAAAAGGTGCTTTATGTACATAGTATGTATATAACCAATAGGGAGGAGTTTATAAAGGGAATAAAAAACGGATTTGAAAAACGTATTTTGGAAATATTGAGATGA
- a CDS encoding SET domain-containing protein, protein MMHPDTELRFINEKVGYGVVATKFIPEGTITWVQDDLDHVFYTSQVEKLHPKSAQMLEKYAFRNRFGDLVLCWDLAKYVNHSFNSNCFSTAYGFEIAVRDIQVGEELTDDYGYLNLDEVFEPFRENTSRTKVYPDDLVNYHKEWDGILQKSILKFEKVYQPLIDLVSEGIQLELQKILLGEKEMDSILNLYYQR, encoded by the coding sequence ATGATGCATCCAGATACCGAGTTGCGCTTTATTAACGAGAAGGTGGGATATGGTGTTGTGGCTACCAAATTTATTCCCGAGGGAACTATTACATGGGTTCAGGATGATTTAGATCACGTTTTTTATACTTCCCAGGTAGAAAAACTTCATCCTAAAAGTGCGCAAATGCTCGAAAAATATGCTTTTCGAAATCGGTTTGGCGATTTGGTGCTTTGTTGGGATTTGGCAAAATATGTAAACCATAGTTTTAATTCTAATTGCTTTTCTACCGCATACGGTTTTGAAATCGCCGTGAGAGATATTCAGGTAGGCGAAGAGCTAACCGACGATTACGGATATCTAAATCTCGATGAAGTTTTTGAACCTTTTCGGGAAAACACCTCCAGAACTAAGGTTTATCCCGACGATTTGGTAAATTATCATAAAGAATGGGATGGTATTTTGCAGAAATCTATTCTGAAATTCGAAAAAGTTTATCAACCACTTATTGATCTTGTTTCTGAAGGAATTCAATTAGAATTGCAAAAGATCCTGTTAGGCGAAAAAGAAATGGATTCCATTTTAAATCTTTATTACCAGCGGTAA
- a CDS encoding proton-conducting transporter transmembrane domain-containing protein — MTQQLILYPLLLQLLLAILLMFFWKKINTQRIISMLGSLVHLAVSIGVFAYIWNNGTQTVQAGSWEAPFGITFIADTFAITMVLLTSIAGLAVSIFSSGSVIGDRLRFGYFPIFHFLLLGLTGAFLTGDIFNLYVWFEIIIISSFVLITIGGEKAQLEGAVKYFTLNFLASMIFLTAIAVLYGLTGSLNMADLANKVAAVENRALVEITAILFLIGFGIKSAVFPLYFWLPASYHTPPSAVSAIFGGLLTKVGVYALIRVFTLIFVGDAFLDQILLVLAIFTLFSGALGALVQNNIRKVFSYLIICHIGYMISGLGMFTEVAIAGAIFYLVHDILVKTNLFMISGLIYRIKGSNSMRALGGFYANYPKLSLLMFIPLFSLVGIPPLSGFWPKISLITASFETGSYWSLAAIIFASFITLVVIAKLWAEVFWKDAQEIPVRPKFRYYHKIKNIKRIQIVVPIVFLSLVTLYVGFGAEHIQTLSTRISSELMNNQQYIDAVLNTQISE; from the coding sequence ATGACACAACAATTAATATTATATCCTTTACTGCTGCAATTATTATTGGCTATCCTGCTAATGTTTTTCTGGAAGAAAATCAATACGCAGCGAATAATTAGCATGCTGGGAAGTCTTGTTCACCTTGCGGTAAGTATTGGTGTATTTGCTTATATCTGGAATAATGGAACTCAAACCGTGCAGGCGGGTAGTTGGGAGGCTCCATTCGGGATAACTTTTATCGCCGATACTTTCGCGATTACCATGGTTTTGCTAACTTCTATTGCAGGGCTGGCAGTTTCAATATTTTCCTCGGGTTCTGTAATTGGAGATCGTTTAAGGTTCGGGTATTTCCCCATTTTTCACTTCCTGCTCTTAGGTTTAACCGGGGCATTTCTAACAGGAGATATCTTTAACCTCTATGTTTGGTTTGAAATTATTATTATTAGTTCTTTCGTATTAATCACCATTGGGGGCGAAAAAGCGCAGCTGGAAGGAGCTGTAAAATATTTTACGCTGAATTTCCTCGCATCCATGATCTTTTTAACCGCAATTGCGGTGCTTTATGGTTTAACCGGAAGCCTAAATATGGCCGACCTGGCCAATAAAGTAGCAGCTGTTGAAAATAGGGCCCTGGTGGAGATAACCGCTATTCTATTTTTAATTGGCTTCGGAATTAAATCGGCGGTTTTCCCGTTATACTTTTGGTTACCGGCTTCATACCATACACCACCTTCGGCTGTATCAGCAATTTTTGGTGGTTTACTTACTAAAGTTGGAGTGTATGCTTTAATTAGGGTTTTTACCCTAATCTTTGTGGGAGATGCTTTCCTCGATCAAATTCTATTGGTGCTTGCTATTTTTACCCTTTTTAGTGGTGCTCTGGGAGCTCTGGTTCAAAATAATATTAGGAAGGTATTTTCATATTTGATTATTTGTCATATTGGATATATGATTAGTGGATTGGGAATGTTCACCGAAGTAGCTATTGCGGGTGCAATTTTTTACCTGGTTCACGATATCCTTGTAAAGACCAATTTATTCATGATCAGTGGACTTATATATCGCATAAAGGGTTCTAATAGTATGCGTGCTTTGGGTGGTTTCTATGCTAATTATCCTAAATTGAGTTTGTTGATGTTTATCCCTTTGTTTTCCCTGGTTGGGATCCCGCCTTTGTCAGGTTTTTGGCCTAAGATATCATTGATTACCGCGAGTTTTGAGACCGGAAGTTATTGGAGTTTGGCCGCTATTATTTTTGCAAGTTTTATTACCTTGGTAGTAATCGCGAAGCTTTGGGCTGAAGTTTTTTGGAAAGATGCACAGGAAATACCGGTTAGACCCAAATTTAGGTATTATCATAAGATTAAAAATATTAAGAGAATTCAGATAGTAGTGCCTATTGTTTTCTTAAGTCTGGTGACCTTATATGTAGGTTTTGGAGCAGAACATATTCAAACATTATCGACAAGAATTTCATCAGAATTAATGAATAACCAGCAGTATATAGACGCGGTACTTAACACACAAATATCCGAATAA
- a CDS encoding MgtC/SapB family protein, producing the protein MDWTLFALRVGLATAAGLIIGLEREIQGKEAGLKTNALVSPWSRDLYFNVIRI; encoded by the coding sequence ATGGATTGGACATTATTTGCCTTAAGAGTTGGCCTTGCCACTGCTGCCGGTTTAATTATAGGCCTGGAACGGGAAATTCAAGGCAAGGAGGCAGGTCTTAAAACAAATGCCCTGGTTTCCCCTTGGAGCCGCGATCTTTATTTTAATGTCATTAGAATTTGA
- a CDS encoding putative monovalent cation/H+ antiporter subunit A: MLAAILLGFLFAIFLVFTGKFFRGKLAILSALIPAGLFAYFASFIPQISSGEIISKTYQWVPAFGVDLSFKLDGLSLLFSLMITGIGFLVFAYTASYLKGHKYLDRFYGYLSLFMAAMLGLVLSDNLISLFVFWELTSISSFFLIGFNNTNPASRKSALTALGITGFGGFSLLAGALLLGSISGTYSISEMLSMKDAIAGSEYYILAVVFIFVAAFTKSAQFPFHFWLPGAMKAPTPVSTYLHSATMVKAGIYLLMRFTPVLGDQEFWNTTLIIVGGITMVYSAVHALFRTDLKGILAYSTISALGILVFLIGLGTKYAFLAASVFIIVHALYKATLFLVTGIIDHQAGTRDVTKLAGLRKIMMPVAIAGILAAISSAGIPPTIGFLGKELTYEASMHAETLTIVIVIAIVLTKILLLWAGFVAGIKPFTGKLPEAHKDVKAPDFLMWAPAIILAVLGVLFGIFPMLIESALVKPVVSALGADASEYHLALWHGFNTVLLLSGITIAVGTLLYFFVKPSAKLENRIGKLEFISPKSILEKGTHYFNVFSAFWTNVFQNGYLRNYITTIVLFLVVLVSYIMFGSSRVVIDHTQLSQVTAYELVVAIILIAGVFYTVFTKSRLAAVAAMGVVGLAICLIFVFYSAPDLAMTQFSIDTLTVILFVLVLYRLPKYLTLSDYKMRVRDGILSAALGTVVCLLALQVLAEPTNTELGDFYAKNAYILAHGKNVVNVILVDFRGIDTFMEISVLSIAAIGVFGLLKLRLKSTDRSQ; encoded by the coding sequence ATGCTAGCAGCAATACTTTTAGGTTTTTTATTCGCAATATTTCTGGTTTTTACCGGAAAGTTCTTCAGGGGGAAATTGGCGATTCTTTCAGCGCTTATTCCCGCGGGACTTTTTGCTTATTTTGCGAGTTTTATTCCGCAAATAAGTTCGGGAGAAATAATTAGTAAAACCTACCAATGGGTTCCGGCATTTGGAGTTGACCTTAGTTTTAAACTGGATGGTCTCTCCCTTCTTTTTTCATTAATGATCACCGGGATTGGTTTCCTGGTTTTCGCCTATACAGCATCATACCTTAAAGGACATAAATATCTTGACCGTTTCTACGGATACCTGAGCTTATTTATGGCGGCAATGCTCGGGCTGGTACTTTCAGACAATCTTATTTCACTTTTCGTTTTTTGGGAATTAACCAGTATAAGTTCATTCTTCTTAATCGGGTTTAATAATACAAATCCGGCTTCTCGAAAGTCAGCTTTAACAGCATTGGGAATCACCGGTTTTGGTGGATTTTCGCTTTTAGCAGGAGCTTTGTTACTGGGTAGTATTAGCGGCACTTACAGCATTTCTGAAATGCTAAGTATGAAAGATGCCATTGCCGGAAGCGAATATTATATACTGGCGGTAGTCTTTATTTTTGTTGCTGCATTTACCAAATCGGCACAATTTCCTTTTCATTTCTGGTTGCCGGGAGCAATGAAAGCACCAACGCCGGTTTCCACTTATTTACACTCGGCAACGATGGTGAAGGCTGGTATTTACCTGCTTATGCGTTTTACGCCTGTACTGGGAGACCAGGAATTTTGGAATACCACTTTAATAATCGTTGGTGGAATCACCATGGTTTATTCAGCAGTACACGCACTTTTTAGAACAGATCTTAAAGGTATACTTGCCTATTCTACCATTTCAGCTTTAGGTATTTTAGTATTTCTTATTGGCCTGGGAACTAAATATGCTTTCCTTGCCGCCTCGGTTTTTATAATCGTTCACGCATTATATAAAGCTACTTTATTCCTGGTAACCGGGATTATAGATCATCAGGCAGGTACTCGCGATGTCACAAAATTAGCGGGACTTCGAAAAATTATGATGCCGGTTGCGATCGCCGGTATTTTGGCAGCCATCTCCAGTGCGGGTATTCCGCCCACTATTGGTTTCCTCGGAAAAGAACTTACCTACGAAGCCAGTATGCACGCTGAAACGTTAACGATAGTTATTGTGATCGCTATTGTTTTAACTAAAATATTATTGCTTTGGGCCGGTTTTGTAGCCGGAATAAAACCTTTTACAGGAAAACTCCCTGAAGCTCATAAAGACGTAAAAGCTCCTGACTTTTTAATGTGGGCGCCGGCAATTATTCTTGCTGTGTTAGGAGTTCTTTTCGGAATTTTCCCTATGCTAATAGAATCGGCCCTGGTGAAGCCTGTTGTTTCAGCATTAGGCGCTGATGCTTCAGAATATCACCTGGCGCTATGGCACGGTTTCAATACGGTATTATTATTAAGCGGAATCACTATCGCGGTAGGAACCTTGCTGTATTTCTTCGTTAAGCCTTCAGCCAAACTTGAAAATCGAATTGGAAAATTAGAGTTTATTTCTCCAAAAAGCATTCTGGAAAAAGGGACGCATTATTTTAACGTGTTTTCAGCATTCTGGACAAATGTTTTTCAAAATGGTTATTTAAGAAATTATATAACCACAATTGTTTTATTCCTGGTGGTTTTGGTAAGCTATATTATGTTTGGCAGTTCCAGGGTGGTAATAGATCATACTCAATTATCCCAGGTTACCGCTTACGAGTTAGTAGTGGCGATAATTTTAATAGCCGGGGTTTTCTATACCGTATTTACAAAATCCAGGCTTGCTGCGGTGGCAGCGATGGGAGTTGTTGGGCTCGCAATTTGTTTGATTTTTGTCTTTTATAGCGCGCCAGATTTAGCGATGACTCAGTTTTCAATTGATACGCTAACTGTAATATTATTTGTATTGGTCCTTTATAGATTACCTAAATATTTAACTCTTTCAGATTATAAAATGAGGGTTAGAGATGGAATTTTGTCAGCAGCTTTAGGTACGGTGGTTTGTTTGCTTGCCTTACAGGTTTTAGCCGAACCCACTAATACCGAACTGGGAGATTTTTATGCTAAAAATGCCTATATCTTAGCTCACGGGAAGAACGTTGTAAACGTAATTCTTGTAGACTTTAGGGGTATAGATACCTTTATGGAAATTTCAGTGCTGTCTATTGCGGCAATAGGTGTTTTTGGTTTGTTGAAATTAAGATTGAAAAGTACCGATAGGTCACAGTAA